A section of the Naumovozyma dairenensis CBS 421 chromosome 5, complete genome genome encodes:
- the PLP2 gene encoding Plp2p (similar to Saccharomyces cerevisiae PLP2 (YOR281C); ancestral locus Anc_8.743), producing MQNEPMFQVQVDENEDSEWNDILRSKGVIPERPPSPTAQLEEALEEAIVKQYENRLEDKDLSDLEELEDEEDEDFLEFYKMKRLNEIKQLQSKSKFGTVFHINKPEYNKEVTLASGGKDKTIEEDQDGDLKSEKEGTYVFVHLSIESKLQSRILSHIFQLASKKFPDIKFVEIPANRAIENYPDINCPTLLVYYKGDVVKNMITLLELGGNNTTLKDFEELMVRVKALDEKDSRLIMNQDDEESREQRHLKFDKKEKYKII from the coding sequence ATGCAGAATGAACCAATGTTTCAAGTCCAAGTGGACGAAAATGAAGATTCAGAATGGAACGATATCTTAAGAAGTAAAGGTGTTATCCCCGAAAGACCACCATCACCCACTGCTCAATTAGAAGAAGCATTAGAAGAAGCCATTGTGAAACAATATGAAAATAGAttagaagataaagatttatctgatttagaagaattggaagatgaagaagatgaagatttcTTAGAGTTTTATAAGATGAAAAGActgaatgaaattaaacaattacaatcaaaatcaaaatttggTACTGTTTTCCATATAAATAAACCAGAGTATAATAAAGAAGTTACATTAGCTAGTGGTGGTAAAGATAAAACAATCGAAGAAGATCAAGATGGAGACCTGAAGTCTGAGAAAGAAGGCACTTACGTGTTTGTTCATCTTTCAATAGAAAGTAAATTACAAAGTAGAATATTATCACATATTTTCCAACTTGCGTCTAAGAAATTCCCTGATATTAAATTCGTGGAGATACCTGCAAATAGAGCCATTGAAAATTATCCTGATATAAATTGTCCCACATTGTTAGTATATTATAAAGGTGACGTTGTTAAAAATATGATCACACTATTAGAATTAGGTGGGAATAATACTACTCTTaaagattttgaagaattaatgGTTAGAGTAAAAGCTCTTGATGAAAAGGATTCTAGGTTAATTATGAatcaagatgatgaagaatcaaGAGAACAAAGgcatttgaaatttgacaaaaaagaaaagtatAAGATCATCTAG
- the UBP8 gene encoding ubiquitin-specific protease UBP8 (similar to Saccharomyces cerevisiae UBP8 (YMR223W); ancestral locus Anc_8.742): protein MGHCRHIDQVFKNEKSREGVLKSCNAARFILKHSIMKQKYLYAMRCSTCKEINAGSTFMCLQCDFSGCWNNSDFANHSKQMGHIFSINSSNGLLFCFKCVDYIGDVEQINYSMLNKFWDDISKKTHITSQERKDGLFGLVNMGSTCFMSSILQTLIHNPYVVNYSMCQTHYNMCQSKNPLSCTSCALDLIITEFYATESKGNNSSHTGFISLLNSLLQVNENFAGYSQQDAHEFLQFILNQIHNDYKLNSMEDVNSGNTTAIAMKTLPGTQNSNNNNNNTNHIHGNDVSCKCLSHSNFQGSLKSSILCPQCNNDSKTTIDPFMDLSLDVKDKSNLYQCLDSFHKLEKLHDFNFHCSECNSTQDPIKQLTLNKLSPLLVFQLKRFEHLLNGTTVKINDFIEYPLYLNMKTYCQSSNNDTEEEESNSENVPDMIYELTSIISHKGTVNEGHYIVVVKVNDGQWFKFNDSMVSAITEEEALKQQAYLLFYSVFQLN, encoded by the coding sequence ATGGGACATTGCAGACACATCGATCAAGtattcaaaaatgaaaaatcaagaGAAGGGGTTCTTAAATCATGTAATGCAGCTAGATTTATTTTAAAgcattcaataatgaaacaaaaatatttatatgcAATGAGGTGTTCTACATGTAAAGAGATCAATGCAGGTTCTACATTTATGTGCTTACAATGTGATTTCTCTGGATGTTGGAATAATTCTGATTTTGCAAACCATAGTAAGCAAATGGGTCacattttttcaataaattcaagTAATGGACTCttgttttgttttaaaTGTGTTGATTATATCGGTGATGTCGAACAAATTAATTACTCCATGTTGAATAAATTTTGGGATGATATTTCTAAAAAGACTCACATTACTTCACAGGAACGGAAAGATGGTCTTTTCGGATTAGTTAATATGGGATCCACATGCTTTATGAGTAGTATTTTACAAACTTTGATTCATAATCCTTACGTCGTTAATTACTCTATGTGTCAAACTCATTATAATATGTGTCAATCGAAAAATCCCTTATCATGTACCTCTTGCGCATTAGATTTAATCATTACAGAATTCTATGCCACTGAATCGAAGGGTAATAATAGTTCACATACTGGgtttatttcattattaaattcattgcTACAAGTTAATGAGAATTTTGCTGGGTACTCGCAACAGGATGCTCATGAATTTTTAcaatttattttaaatCAAATACATAATGATTACAAACTTAACTCAATGGAAGATGTAAATAGCGGTAATACTACTGCTATTGCCATGAAGACTCTTCCTGGGACTcaaaatagtaataataataataataatactaatcATATTCACGGTAATGACGTATCATGTAAATGTCTAAGTCATTCAAATTTCCAAGGTTCATTGAAAAGTTCCATCCTATGTCCACaatgtaataatgattcaaagACAACAATTGACCCCTTTATGGATCTTTCCTTAGATGTTAAAGATAAATCTAATTTATATCAATGTCTTGATAGTTTCcataaattagaaaaattacatgatttcaattttcatTGTTCTGAATGCAATAGTACACAGGATCcaattaaacaattaacattgaataaattatccCCTTTATTAGTTttccaattgaaaagatttgaaCATTTACTTAATGGTACGACAGTGAAAATAAACgattttattgaatatcCGTTGtatttgaatatgaaaaCTTATTGTCAAAGctctaataatgatacagaagaagaggaaagTAATAGCGAGAATGTTCCTGATATGATCTATGAATTAACTAGTATAATATCTCATAAGGGCACTGTTAATGAAGGGCATTATATCGTTGTGGTAAAGGTTAATGATGGGCAGTGgtttaaatttaatgattcgATGGTTTCTGCCATTACTGAAGAAGAGGCATTAAAACAACAGgcatatttattattttattcagTTTTCCAACTAAATTAA